In one window of Helianthus annuus cultivar XRQ/B chromosome 17, HanXRQr2.0-SUNRISE, whole genome shotgun sequence DNA:
- the LOC110921576 gene encoding uncharacterized protein LOC110921576, producing MKVKLKHFVNDHLEESSSAGGIRGVERDRLITSLATPNFATYVENMMKNETNVLNNKLKRALSSDDNAQESTEVKHNRTTLLELFQKTKMVEETKSNIGKHKEQKTDSHLMRKILTSESASADEKLHKILQMVHLEAMAISENMRKYVKKSNAGHRNRRKMKPEDIIIFPRPANQTRSKASYAATNWKRERWIKSDADYLILEL from the exons ATGAAGGTGAAGCTGAAG CATTTTGTCAATGATCACTTGGAGGAGAGCTCAAGTGCTGGCGGTATAAGAGGCGTTGAAAGAGATCGACTCATCACTAGTCTAGCGACGCCAAACTTTGCCACTTATGTTGAGAATATGATGAAAAATGAAACCAATGTACTGAATAACAAGTTAAAGAGGGCGTTGAGTTCGGATGATAACGCACAAGAATCAACTGAAGTTAAACACAATAGAACAACACTCTTAGAGTTGTTCCAGAAAACCAAAATGGTAGAGGAAACTAAAAGCAATATAGGAAAACATAAGGAACAGAAAACTGATAGCCATTTAATGAGAAAGATACTGACTAGTGAGTCTGCTTCAGCTGATGAAAAGCTGCACAAG ATTCTCCAGATGGTTCATCTTGAAGCCATGGCTATATCTGAAAACATGCGAAAATATGTGAAGAAAAGCAATGCGGGGCATAGAAACAGACGTAAAATGAAACCCGAAGATATAATTATATTCCCTCGCCCTGCAAACCAAACAAGGAGCAAGGCGTCATATGCAGCTACCAACTGGAAAAGAGAACGCTGGATAAAATCAGATGCAGACT ACCTGATATTGGAACTGTAG